The window CGCTGGTCGCCAACGAGATGGTCGTCCGGGTGGAGCACCCGGAGCGCGGCTCGTTCGCCACCGTCGGATCCCCGCTCAAGCTCTCCGATTCCCCCGTCGACATCACCAGCTCGCCGCTGCTCGGCGAGCACAACGAAGAGGTCTTTGTCGGTGAACTCGGCGTCAGTGACGAGGAGTTGGCACTGCTGCGGACCGGCGGGGTGATCTGATGCCGCTCGGATCGGCCGGCGGCGTGTTCGTACGTACGTGTTGTCGTCATGGCCACGCCGGTCGGCGTCGGTCGTGCGCTGTGCACCGCGTCGCTCGGATTCACGGGTATCCGCACTGCACCGCCCGTACCGCCCGTATGGCCTCAGGCTGAGGCGTCGGCCCTCATCGTGCCCGCGGCGGCGGACCCCGTCCGCCGCCGCGGCGCGGGTGCGAGGCCGGACGGTGTGTTCTCAGGCGCCCCCTGGCACCGTCCGGCCCGCCCACCCGGCGTCATCTCACCTCACGACGGCGCAGTGGAACGGCAAACCGAAGCCATGAGCGCCACCGTGAGCGCCGTCGACGACCCGTCGCACGATCGCACGAGTATGCGGTGCCCACCATCCGCGAGGTCGTCAACTTCTTTCGGCTGCACGGAAATGCAATATCGGCAGGCCCAGGGGCGGGGTGTGCCCTGCGCGCGTCCACAGCGACGTGCGGAGCGACCGCGCCATTGGGGTGCCCGGCCCCTCTTGACGCGCTCAGCACGGAGATCGGCTTCACGCCGCCGAGCCTGCGCGGTCTCGACTCCGTGGATGCGATCCGGCCCCTGAGTGACGGGAGGCGCATCGAGGGCCGCGTACCGCCCGGAGCCCCTGCGCCGGTGTCGCTGGGCTTCGCTGACTTGAGCAACACCCCAACGCCCAAAGGAGATCATGGTCCGATGGGAGCCTGCCGCGGTCCGATGCGACGTACGCGGACCTCCGCGCGACATCCGGGCGAGAAAGACGGAGTGCGGCCCCTAGACAGAGCGGCGGCCCGTCTACAGAATACGGTCTACTCCATATCGTATGCAAAGCGTTCGGCGTGTGGAGTGGATCACTGTTCCCGTCGTCGTGGAGGGGGTTGCACATGTGGTGACGCGAAGTCAGGACTTGTGAGCGCACGCGCGCTCCGGGCCGGGTCAGGGTGCAGGGAACCCAGCCGGCCGTGGGGCGGATCGCGGGGCGGACTGGTCCTGACGGCACGTGGGAACCGGACAGGGGGCGCTGACCAGGGTTCTGCGACGTAGGGGAAATGGCATGACGACAACTGACACACTGTCACACGTCCCGTTCAGGGAGGTGACGGACCGCAACGGCCGCGTGTACCGGCTCGGTGAGAGTGACCGGGACATCATGCGGAGACCGCGCTGGACCATGGTGTTGTTCCCATGGATCGGCATGATGGGCATCAGCTCGTCGGAGTACGCGTTCACCTCCGCCGAGGAGACCTTGCACGACGCGCACCTGTGGGCCAGCGGCCACATCTTCTGGCTGATGGGGGTCTGGATCTTCTTCCAGGCAGCTGTCGCCTTCCCGGCCGGTCAGCTCCGTGAGAGCGGGCGGCTGCCGGCCAAGAGCGCGATGATGCTCGGAGCGCTGGGCACCCTGCTCGGCTATCTCTCGCTGGCGTACGCGCCGCATGTCATCGTCGCCTACTTCGGCTTCGGCATGTTCAGCGGTATCGGCGCCGGACTCGTCTACGCGACGTGCGTGAACATGGTCGGCAAGTGGTACCCGGAGCGCAAGGGCGGCAAGACCGGCATGGTCAACGGCGGTTTCGCCTATGGCTCGGTGCCGTTCGTGTTCCTCTTCACCTCGTACATGGATCTGTCCAACTACCAGGGTGTACTGGTCTCCGTCGGGGTCATCTGCTGTGCGGCCGTCGCGGTCGCCGGCTGGTTCTTCAAGGACCCGCCGAAGAACTGGTGGCCCGATCACGTCGACCCGCTGAAGGTCTCGGACGACCCGAGGATCGTGCGTTCGCTGGCCAAGAACCCGCCGTCGGCAAAGCAATACACCCCGCGTGAGGCGGCCCGGACCCCGGTGCTGTGGATGATGTGGTTCTGCCTGCTCTGCACGGCGGGCATCAACATCTTCGGAATCGCCATGCAGGTGCCGTTCGGCAAGGAGATGGGGTTCGCCGGCGGCATCGTGGCCACGGCC is drawn from Streptomyces sp. NBC_01717 and contains these coding sequences:
- a CDS encoding OFA family MFS transporter, which produces MTTTDTLSHVPFREVTDRNGRVYRLGESDRDIMRRPRWTMVLFPWIGMMGISSSEYAFTSAEETLHDAHLWASGHIFWLMGVWIFFQAAVAFPAGQLRESGRLPAKSAMMLGALGTLLGYLSLAYAPHVIVAYFGFGMFSGIGAGLVYATCVNMVGKWYPERKGGKTGMVNGGFAYGSVPFVFLFTSYMDLSNYQGVLVSVGVICCAAVAVAGWFFKDPPKNWWPDHVDPLKVSDDPRIVRSLAKNPPSAKQYTPREAARTPVLWMMWFCLLCTAGINIFGIAMQVPFGKEMGFAGGIVATAMSLKAIVNGTGRGVIGWISDRYGRRNTLIIVCLVLGSAQFGVFFSGDIGSMPFFLFCSMVSGFGGGAIFPLFAAMTADYFGENNNASNYGMVYSSKLISGLVGSGVGALVVGAWGYGGAFALAGSIGLASAVLAVFLRAPSRPKEGTGAAAGAVEREAF